taacaaaaaaaaaaaaaaaaaactagaaaaaGAAGATAGAAAAGAATACTCCTATTCACAAAACATGTCAGCTGAAGAACAAGATTATTATATCAAAATTCCCAATCGTGCTGCCCCCAACCTAAGGACCTTTAAGCCACTGCCTCCACCCAACCATATGACAACTGCCTTTCCTGACTTATTATCTAATATTGGAACATAGCAGCCACATCTATGCTTCCATTCCCCTCCTTGTGTTCTTTGTGATAAATTGGCATCATGGACATTAAGTTGTTCAAAATGGAAATCCCTAACATTGTGTACATAGAGCAAAATGATTGTTGTAATCTGGGATTAAACACTAGAAACAGAGAAAGTATTAAGTAGACAGAGAAAGAGATGTGAGAGAAAGAAAATAGCTGAGAGAAGTAGATATTTTATATCAATAATGTGAATATATGGGGAAAATTGGTGTTATTCTTAATAACATAACACCAGTTTTTGTTATTAAGAATAACACCAGtcttgaaaataaataaaaaaaattatttgtctaCATAGCTAGTTTTGGATGTGTGGTTTGTTAATATATCCAAGTCAAATAGTCCATGACTGAAGGGGTTTTTGTTGTCTAGAGAAGTCAATAATCCACCAACCTTTGGCTTCATAGCTGATTTGAGATTCTAGTGGTTGTTAGTTTGTAACAAATGTGCTTGAATTGCTTATTTGCAGTCTTGATTTTTCAGAAATTCATAGTAGATAGCTAATTTTATCCAATAAAAGTGACTGTTTAGATTTGGTTTTTCCAAATCTTGGCTATGTGAGATTTTGTCGCAAAAAACAAAGTTATAGAAGGGCCAGGGAAAAGATTCTTCTCTCTGCTAAAATTAAGACATCCTCTGTGATCTGGGGGAATTTATGTGGCATTATCTCTTTGCATAAAGCTCTTTTCCCCAAGGGAATATCTTTTCCAGCTTGTAAAGtctttctcaattttattttatttttttctcatgATAAAATATTTCTATATTGGCTCTCTGAGCCTGGCTTAAATAGCCCTCCTTTTTGCTTTTGGTTAGCTCCCTATGCTTTGAGGCCTATTGTTGTTGGAGCTAACATACCTTCTGTAACTTTGCATTTTCTTGATGCCAGCAATACAAAATCTTACTTTGTCAAAAAAAGGAATATTTCTGTATTGGCTGTCCAAAGAGTCTTGTTGTTTCCCATTTACTTGGTCTTTGAAATGATCTTCTGGTTGCAGGTTATTGATGGAAAGACTGATTTGTGTGGAAGCTGCTGAGTCTATACAAGCTGCAGAAAACTCAacgacaacaacatatccagtgtaatcccacaagtggggtctggggaaggtagagtgtatgcagaccttacccctatcttgggaggtagagatgctatttccgatagaccctcggcaaGCTGCAGAAACTCAACATTGCAAAGATAAGTTTCTCGTAATTTAGTGTATGCATTGTTATTCATAATCCATATTATGGGAGAAATTTTGGCCATTGCTCAGTCCTCCATAGTGCTGCCTCGACTCTTGGAGTATAAAAGCTTTCAGATGTGCTTCCAAGTTTAAGCACCTTTTACCCTCCATCAGGTCTTTCATTTGAGGCTTGAAACTAACACCTTCTTCATTCCATGATCAATTTAAGAATTAAACTGGCTGCCATAACTCCCTCAATACTCAAAATTCAAAATCTTGGCCATTTCAGAACCACAAATTTCCACAAACCCACCTCAAAATCTTCAACTGAAAAAGAAAGGCCTCATAAGCCCACAAGAAACCTTCTTTGCAAGCCGATACCACTCCTTGCTGACCTCAAACAAATCCAAGATCCCGATGAAGCTATTTCACTCTTCCATGATCACCAACAAACAGGGTTCAAACATGATTACCCAACTTATTCTTGTCTTATTTATAAGCTCGCCAAGTCTCGTAACTTTGAAGCTGTTGAAACCCTTCTTGGATATCTCCAAACCCATTATATTCGATGTAAAGAAACACTTTTTATTGGATTGATTCAACATTATGGGAAAGCCAAGTTAGTTGATAAATCTATTGAGCTTTTTCACAACATGGGGTCGTCGTTTAATTGTTCGCGTAGTTTACAGTCTTTTAATGCACTTTTGAATGTGCTTGTTGATAATGAGCGTTATGAAGGTGCGAATGAGATGTTAAAGAGTTGTTCGAAAAATGGTATCTGGTTAAACTCCGTTTCGTTTAACATTATCATCAAGATGTGGTTGGAAAAGGGTGATTGGGAAATGGCACGCAAAGTGTTCGATGAAATGCTTGAGAGAGAAGTTGAGCCAACTGTGGTGACTTATAATTGTCAAATTGGGTTTTTGTGTAAAAGGGGGGATGTTGAAGGTGGTAAAAGTTTGTTCCAAGATATGGTTAAAAAGGGAAAGAAGCCAAATGCAGTTTCTTATGCTTTGCTAATGGAAGGTTTATGTTCTTTAGGGAAGTATAAGGAAGCAAAGAAGTTGATGTTTGATATGGAATATCAAGGATGTAAAGTGAAAATAGTTAATTATGGTGTTTTAATGACTGATCTTTTGAAACGAGGCGAAATTGGTGAGGCAAACAGTTTACTTGTGGAGATGAAAAAAAGGCGCATTAAGCCTGACGTTGTGATCTATAACATGTTAGTAAATTATTTCTGTAAGGAAGGTAAAACTGCTGAGGCGTATAGGATGTTAGTTGATATGCAAATTGCGGGTTGTTGTCCTAATGCAGCTACATACAGAATGGTGGTTGATGGATTTTGTAAAACAAGAGAATTTGAAGAAGGTTTGAAGGTTTTGAATGCGATGTTGATGAGCAGGCATTTTCCTCGTATGGAAACAGTAATGTGTTTGGTTCTTGGTCTGCTTGATAAAGGGAAGGTTGAAGACGCTTGCTTTGTTTTGGAGGAGatggagaagagaaagaaaaggtTCGATTTTGATTCTTGGGAAGTCATCGTCAAGGATTCTTGCACTAGTGATAGGGGTGTAAGCTGGCTCTTAGATGAGCTTGTATTTTAGCTATTGGATTTAGATGCTGTTACTATGGAAAATGTCAAAAATAGATTATGCCTGTCATAAGATAGTGACATGATTCTTTTCTGCGTTTGTAGAGCTGGGCATGCTTAGTTGGAGTTCAATGTCTGATTAAACGTTGTCTGTGGAAACTGTTGATTTCCTGTAGATAGCATgtccataaacaaaagaaatATCCCAATGTCTTTTCTTAAATTTGTTTGGTGATGTCATCATGCTTTCCTGTTTAATAATTCGAAATAGAAAGGTGCTTTCTTTTATATAATGTTACTACTAGTGTTGTGGTATTTGAAGAAGAGAATATCCAGTGGGAGGATTTTGAAAGAAATAGAGGGAGAGTCTGGAAGAGAGATATTTTGGTTAAAAGCCTGGCAATTGTGCTGTTTGAAGCTTCGGGTCAACAAGCAAAAATGTATAATTATACGGCTTCAATAAAGCATAGTACCAATCTCCTCCAGGAAGTAGTTGAATTCTTGGAAATGGTTTAGCATCACAACCAGACATGGGAATTATTCCATAGTCAGGTTGTGTGGACAAAGAGAAAGGAAAGCTCAGGTCAGTAAGATTTCCACATGAAAGGGACTTTGGACATGTTGAATCATTTCTGCCCTTCGTGTGAACTAAGTAATAGGTCAGAAGAAAGCATACAAAAGAAGTGAAATCCATGTTAAATCCACTCACCAATCAAACAATCTCCTAACTTAAGAAGAGGAAAACTAGATATGAACTCAGTCGTTCACTGCACTTGCGTTTGAAAGTACAGTGGAGTTACCGGTATTTGTGCTGGTGAAAGGTAGCAGGTACTCCGTGGAATGGCTCGGAACAgtggttattaaaaaaaaaaaaaagcatgatGGAGCTGAAAAAATCATCCAAAACGTATATTAAGTTCTGCTAGGGAATTTGCAAAGCACCTCTTGTCAGCGGAAAGACTTCTTGCAGCAGTAATTAAGACCTTTCCAAGCCTAGTAAAAGACTGACTTGATCTTCTAGATTTCTGAAGTGTAGTTCTTTTTTATTTAATGCGAGATAAATTGCAACTTACAACCAATTGTACTAAAAAAAGGTAAATAAATTGGGGTGAAGGAAGTACTTGATTCTTTAACTTCAGCTGGAGACAGTAAAAAACAGAGAATGTCACCTGCATAAAGGTTCATGGCCAAGATTCAGATGCCATGGGCAGTTAAGTCATTGTACCGCAAAGAATTGGAATTGGAAAAGTTTCTGCAttaataaatatggatttttCTCCTCTGGTTAAAGATCATATTTGACTCAAGCTGTCTTTGTTCTTTGTCCATATGGTCAGTGGTCACTATCATCTGTAATTAACACTCTCTCCGTTTCAAATTATCTATCATTTATTTGTTTTGCACGCCTTTAAGAAATATAATTAGGAGGGTATACTTATTGGACTAtacttatttatgtctaagttataatttTTATGCATTAAATGTTTACTTTATTTATGTGTCAAAATTCTACTAAGAGTGAAAtgggaaaaaataattaattgtgccttaaacttctaaaatgacaagtcatttgagacaactattttaaTAACCATGACAGATAATTTGAGGCGGAGAAAGTATCTTATATCTATTCATGTAATGGCATATTCCACAATGGTTATAGCATATTTAGAAGCCTTCTCAGGCATTGTAAATAGGGGGAAAAACATTACTGGCACATGTTGTTTGCAGTAAATCAGTAAACGCGCAACAAGAATTTACGGTGGGAAAATAATTATTCAAACCTGGATTTTGTAACAAATCATATCAACTTATCCTGATCAAGTGATACAATGAGGTGAGAGTGTATACCAATTAACTTTAGTTAGTGATAGTAAAAGTTTATGTGCAAACAAAAGTCGTGTACTTTTTAATTTAATGTAATTACCGAGTTTAGATATTTTCCAATAATTGATCTTCTAGCTCGCTAAACTTAGCGAGACGAGATTTTCATTTGCAGAAATCATGACTGAGAAAGCAAACAAAAGAAGAAGACCAAGTAATTTGGAATCATTCCATGGTCaaataaaaaaattccacatgaaAAGGACTTTGGACATGTTAAATCATTTCTACCCTTTGTCTGAACTAACAGATCAGAAGAAAGCATACAAAAGAAGAGAATACCATATTATCCTCCTATCTCAGTGGATGTGGAAAAGTTGTGAAAACGTATATTACGGGCTGTGAGGGAATCTTCAAAGCACCTTCTTGTCAACAGAAAGACTTGTGAAGCCTTTGTGAAGAGACTGACTTGATATATTTGAGAATTGCCGAGGACTTTTCTCCTCTGGTTATACAtcattttctcttctttcttctttgatTCAAGCTGTCTTTTTCAAGTTCCTCTTCTTTCTGCCCAAACTCCTCTATTAAACCTTTTCACTAAAACTTcactaaaattgcaataaatagtagataaaATTGTTAggattttaaatcccaaatccgaccttttgtaagcaggttcccaggaaagattggagagtcacagctggaccacttaaataccaacctccttagacagaacctacttacgccgtgatgtaagcgaagaataaatagcacacacagatttatagtggttcaccctcaatgtgagagctacgtccacgttgctgctgcagatcttattaaagaagaatattacaagtgtttacaacactcaacctcacaaccccaatcccaattacactcaagaatttttttactaaaaaattctctcaaagacttctcttacttaagcctttcactaagagtatttctcttagatttttttctctctttggaatgtgttgtcttcttcaatttttggtgtgtttccaaatgaTAGAAatcttccctatttatagggatgaaatgaacctattgatgtcattagtgactcaagcaaacacttccaaatttgccaaagacaaggaagatgttttcttcttcaaaacaagagaagtgttttcttccctaaaataagtgaggtgttttcttcctcaaaataaggggatggacccaacaaatctcccacttgaagactaattttaatttgtcttcacactttgatcgatgcagcagctcttttctagtttcatacttcgtgcaggccaactgaagctgagcatagcttcagtttgtctatcgtcactgcctttgtcagcatgtctgctggattctgactccctgcgatcttctcaagcactagcgctccatcttccaaagctgatctaatgaaatggtaccggagttgtatgtgcttcgttcgagcatggtagaccgggttcttttccaaatgaatggcactttggctatcacaatatagcacacttccctcgtggtcctgatccaattcccgcagaaaagattgtagccacatcatttcctttgtggcctccgtcacagcaacgtattcagcctcacaactagagagagctactatcttttgcaacttggaaacccaagagattgcagtaccttcgaaggtg
The sequence above is a segment of the Lycium barbarum isolate Lr01 chromosome 6, ASM1917538v2, whole genome shotgun sequence genome. Coding sequences within it:
- the LOC132643523 gene encoding pentatricopeptide repeat-containing protein At1g07740, mitochondrial is translated as MINLRIKLAAITPSILKIQNLGHFRTTNFHKPTSKSSTEKERPHKPTRNLLCKPIPLLADLKQIQDPDEAISLFHDHQQTGFKHDYPTYSCLIYKLAKSRNFEAVETLLGYLQTHYIRCKETLFIGLIQHYGKAKLVDKSIELFHNMGSSFNCSRSLQSFNALLNVLVDNERYEGANEMLKSCSKNGIWLNSVSFNIIIKMWLEKGDWEMARKVFDEMLEREVEPTVVTYNCQIGFLCKRGDVEGGKSLFQDMVKKGKKPNAVSYALLMEGLCSLGKYKEAKKLMFDMEYQGCKVKIVNYGVLMTDLLKRGEIGEANSLLVEMKKRRIKPDVVIYNMLVNYFCKEGKTAEAYRMLVDMQIAGCCPNAATYRMVVDGFCKTREFEEGLKVLNAMLMSRHFPRMETVMCLVLGLLDKGKVEDACFVLEEMEKRKKRFDFDSWEVIVKDSCTSDRGVSWLLDELVF